In the genome of Euzebyales bacterium, the window CGGTGCCACAGCTCGATCAGACAGCCGTGCGACGCTCCGACGACGTAGCCGGGACCGAGGCGGTGGTTGCGGTACACCAGCATGCGCTCGGACCGGGCGGCGGCGCCCTCGGCGGTCACGAGGCGCCACGCCGGCACCTCACGGGTTCCGTCGGTGGCCTGCACATACAGGTCACCACCACGACCGGCCGCCGCCAGCGCGGCCCACACGCGCGCGCGCTCGGCTACATCGACGCCGATGACGACGGGACCGGCCGAATGGGCGTCGCGCACGAAGAATGGAACGCCCGCAGCCCGCAGTAGGTGTGCCACGATGGCCAGGTTGTCCTCCGCCACCTCGCGGACCGCGACGAACCGGAAGTTGACCGCAGACCGGCAGGCGTCGTCGGACTCGCCCCGGACGCGAGCCGCGACCGGCGACACGGAGTCCCGCCCGGAGCGCCACCGCGGCACGCTACGAGCGTAGCCGAAGCACTGGCGCGTCCGGCGCCACGCCTGTTGCGCGCGCTGTCGGACGTACTCCACGACGTACGAGGGAACGCGCCGCTGCACGACCGTTTGACGGAGCACGCGCGCGACCGGACTCATCGACCTGAGGTCTCGGCCCAGGAGGGGTTCACGAATGACACCTGACTCCGGCTGGTGCGGCTTGAGTGGTCTCGGTCAACGGCAGCACGTGCTCGGCGAAAGGCCGCGGCAACACCTCAGCCTAACACTGCGCACCGAGCGCACGACGCAGCTGGGCAGGACCATGGGTCAGGGGCTTGCGTTGACAGATTCACGCGGTTTGATGGGGGGGCCTGCGCCGCCGCCCAGCGGAGACAGGTCGGAGCCGAAGGGCGGCAGGCTCCGCGGGACTCGAGGATGCGTGCAGATCCAGGATCATCCGTCCTCCATACGGACACGGACCGATGACACAGTGCGGGCATCGACGCGCCTTCCCGGCCCTCTATCCGCAGACCAAGGATCACATCCGAGAGACCTTCGAGGAGAACGAGTTCGAAGGCCAGCCATCGGGCGTCCACATCTTTCGGCGTGACCTTTCCTGATCCTGTCCGGTGCAGGTCGTCGTCTGGCCGTTGTGGAGGGTGCACCGCGTGCGGGACAATGCGCAGCCAGGCCCGCGTCAGGAGGAGCGTGCGCATGAGCGACCAGCGTGGCGATCCGCCGTTGTTCGATCCGGTCGCCATGCTGCGCTGGGGCTGGCGTCTGGGAGAGGAGCTTCGCCAGCTGCCCGACGCGATCGCTCAGTGGCGAGAGGGTGTCACGCTCTTCCTCGCGGTCGCCCGGCGGCTGGAGTCGGCGACGACCAGCGCCGAGGACGTGTTGGCCCAGGTCGAGGCGTCGGGGTTGCTCGACCAGCTGGAGCGTCTTCAGGCCCTCACCCTCGAGATCGGTCACCACGCGACGACGGGCGGTACCGCCGTCGGCGAGCAGGTCCTCGATGAGACCCGGCGCAACATCGAGGCGTTCGCACGGCTGTTCACCGCTCCACCACCACCACCCGACCGGGACTGACCGCGCGGCCGTGTCGTCGCGGCAGTGACAACCAGCCACGACGGGCTACTCCGCCGCCGTCGGCTGGCGTACAGTAGTGTCCCCACGCCCGTCACCCGGCGCAGGTCGCACGCGATCCCGCCGACTGGCCGGGGTGACAGGTGTGTCCGGACGGTGACGCTCCGGGACCGGGAACCGTCGGTTCGGCCACGACCAGGCAGGCAGAACGATGACACAGCACATCTCGGCCGACCGCTTCGACGCCGCACTGTTCGATCTCGACGGCGTTATCACGGACACGGCCGACCTCCACGCGCACGCGTGGAAGACGATGTTCGACGAGTACCTGCAGCAGCGTGCGGCGCATCGCGGCGAGACGTTTGAGCCGTTCACCATCGAAGGCGACTACAAGACCTATGTCGACGGCAAGCCACGCTACGACGGCGTCCGCAGCTTCCTGCTGTCGCGTGGGATCGAGCTTCCCGAGGGCACACCGGCCGATCCGGCGGATACCGAGACGGTGTGTGGACTCGGAAACCGCAAGAACGAGCTCGTCAACAAGCTGATGGACGAGGAGGGCGTCGTCGTCTACGACGGCTCGGTGCGGCTGCTGAACCAGTTGCGTGACGCGGGCGTCCGGCTTGGCGTGGTGTCGTCGAGCAAGAACTGTGTGAGGGTGCTCAAGACCGCGGGCCTGCTCGACCTCTTCGAGGCACGCGTCGACGGTGTCGTCGCCGCTGATCAGGGTCTGCCCGGCAAGCCGGCGCCCGACACGTTCATCGCAGCGGCGCGTGACCTCGGAACGACGCCGGAGCGCGCGGTCGTGGTCGAGGACGCCATCTCGGGCGTGCAGGCGGGCCGCGCGGGTGGGTTCGGCCTGGTCATCGGCGTGGACCGAGACGGCGATCCCGAGGCGCTGCGAAGCAACGGCGCGGACATCGTCGTCGCCGACCTCGGCGAACTGGTGTCGTGACAGCCGGCGACAGGGGAGTGGGCGCGTGAGCATGCTACTGCCCGACGACGAGGTCCTCGCTGTCCCGGCGCGAATGCGCCGACGAGCCTTCAAGTTCCTTCCCGACGACCAGTATCCGGTCGACGAGTGGAAGCTGATCGAAAAGCGGTACAGCGACAAGTACCTCGGTCGCGTCGAGACGCTGCTGTCGCTGTCAAACGGCTACCTCGGGATGCGCGGCACCCACGACGAGGGCCGCCCAGTCGTGGAGCGCGGCACCTACATCAACGGCTTCCACGAGATCTGGCCGATCGTCCACGCCGAGGAGGCCTTCGGATTCGCCACCACGGGCCAGACGATCCTGAACGTGCCCGACGCGCGCACCTTCCACCTGTACGTCGACGACGAGCCGCTGTACCTCGCCACCGCCGACCTGCGGTCCTACGAGCGGTCGCTCGACATGCGCCGGGGCACCCTGACCCGGTCGCTCGAGTGGCTCACGCCCGCAGGCAAGCGGGTCCGCGTCCGGTCCGAACGGCTTGTGTCGTTCGAGCACCGCCACCTGATGGCCGTGTCCTATGAGGTCACCCTGCTCGACAACCACGCACCGGTCGTCATCTCGTCGCACATCCGCAACCAGCAAGACGAGCGCGATCCGGCAGGGGACCCGCGCAAGGCACGCGCGCTGCCCGACCGGGTGCTCGTACCGCAGGGGCACACCGCCGCCGCCGGCCGCTCCGTGCTCAGCTACCGCGTCGCCGACAGCGGCATGACGATCGCGTGCGGCATCGACCACGTGATCGAGACCGACAACGAGCACACCCATCACAGCGAGGCCGACCCGGACCTCGGCAAGACCGTCGTGGTCGTCGACGCCGAGCCCGGGAAGACCATCCGGATCCACAAGTTCGGCACCTACCACACGTCGCGCAGCACGACGACGCGTCAGCTCAGCGATCGCTGCCGGCGCACGCTGGACCGTGCGGTGCGTGACGGCTTCGATGCGCTGCTCGAGGCGCAGCGGTCCTACCTGGACGACTTCTGGGAGCGCAGCGACGTCGAGGTGCGCGGGAACCCCGCGGTCCAGCAGGCGGTGCGGTGGAACATGTTCCAGCAGATCCAGGCCGCGGGGCGCGCCGAGGGCACCGGCATCCCCGCGAAGGGCCTCACCGGGTCGGCCTACGAGGGCCACTACTTCTGGGACACCGAGATCTACGTCCTGCCGTTCCTGACCTACACGGCGCCGCGGATCGCCCGCAATCTGCTGCGGTTCCGCCACTCGCTGCTCGACGACGCCCGCCAGCGGGCCCGCGAGGTCAGCCAGCGCGGCGCGCTGTTCCCGTGGCGCACGATCAACGGCGAGGAGGCGTCCGCCTACTACGAGGCGGGCACTGCCCAGTACCACATCAACGCCGACATCGTCTACGCGCTGCGCAAGTACGTTGAGGTCACCGGTGACACCGAGCTGCTGGACACGCTCGGTGCCGAGATCCTCGTCGAGACCGCGCGGCTCTGGACCGACCTCGGGTTCCACCGCGATGACGGCCAAGGCACGTTCCACATCTACGGCGTGACGGGCCCCGACGAGTACACCACGCTGGTCAACGACAACACCTACACGAACCTGATGGCGCGATTGAACCTGCGTTTCGCCGCCGAGGTCGTGTCCGACATCCGTCGGGAGGATCCGGACCGGTACGCCGTGCTGCACCGCGAGACGGGGGTGACGGCCGAGGAGATCGCCGAATGGAGCAGTGCGGCTGACTCGATGTTCGTGCCGTACGACAAGGTGCGCCGGATCCATCCCCAGGACACCAACTTCCTGGACAAGGAGGTGTGGGACTTCGCCGCCACGCCCCGCGACAAGTACCCGCTCCTGCTGCACTTCCATCCGCTGGTCATCTACCGTTTCCAGGTGATCAAGCAGGCCGACATCGTGCTGGCGATGTTCCTGCTCGGCCACGAGTTCTCACGCGAGCAGAAGCGGCGCAACTTCGACTACTACGATCCGCTGACGACGGGTGACTCGTCGCTGTCGCCCTGCATCCAGAGCATCATCGCCGCCGAGCTGGGCTACGGGGACAAGGCGGTGGAGTACTTCCGCAACGCGGCGCTCATGGACCTCGCCGACGTGGCCGGCAACACCACCGACGGCATCCATGTGGCGTCGGCCGGCGGCGTGTGGATGGCCGTCGTCTACGGCTTCGGCGGCCTGCGCGACTCCGACGGCACGCTGGCGTTCGAACCGCGGCTACCGCGCACCTGGGACGGTCTGCACTTCCCACTGCAGTACCGCGGACAGCGCCTCGACGTCGACGTCCGCCATGACGAGGCCACCTACGAGCTCGCCGACGGCGAACCGCTGACGATCGTCCACCAGGGCAAGCCGATCGAGCTCAAGGCGGGAGAGGCGGTCACCTGCCCCGTGCAGCAGCCCTGACGCCGGCGGATGGGCGCTCAGCTGCGCCGGTTGATCGTCGCGGCGCTCGTCGTGGTGGCCGCGTTGTGGCTCGGCTCGTTGCGCAGGAGCGGGCAGATCCCTGCAGGTGATCCTATGGCCGGGGCGCCGTCCAACGTGCAGGCGGCCCGGGTCACGCGCGTGGTCGACGGCGACACGCTCCGCGTGGAGGTCACCGGCCCGGGTCGACTGCCCGGCGGAGAGCACCGCGTCCGTCTCCTCGCGATCGACAGCCCGGAACTGGACGACGGCGCCGGGCCGGAGTGTGGCGCGAGCGCCGCAGCCGCCTACCTTCGCGACCGCGTGCCCGCCGGGAGCCGGGTGTGGCTGGAGGCCGACCGGCAGGACGTGGACCGCTTCGACCGGCCACTGCGGTACGTGTGGACGACGGGAGACGCACTGCTCAACCTCGCGGTCGTCGAGGCCGGCCACGCGCGCGCCGTTCTGATCGCACCGAACAACCGGTACTCGACGGCGATGCGCGACGCCGAGGACGTGGCGCGAGCGGCGGGCGCCGGCGTCTGGAGTGCCTGCGCCGGCGCCTGACCGGGACGGGTCGCCACCGCACCTCGCCCGCACGGACCGCTGGCTACACTCGACCGCACATCCGACCCGTGAGGAGCACCGTGGCGACCCGACAGGCCGACACCTATGACGTCAGCGTCGACCGGCAGAAGGCCGCGCAGGCCGCCGGAACGTACGACCTCGGTGACCTGCCGGGCCCACTGTCCGAGCCGGTCAGCGCCGCGCGCATCGGCAAGAGCCTGCGTCAGGACAAGATGCTGACTGGCGCAGAGATCCTCGGCGACGTGACACGGCTGATCCCTGGTGCCGCGCTGGCGATCTACGGCCGCCCCGAGTCGCGGTGGGCCAACGCCTACTGGCGCCGAGCAGGCAACGCCGCCACGATGACCGAGCTTCTGAGCTACGCCCGGCAGCTCATCGGCATGCGGCCCGATGGCCACCTGGTGGTCTGCCTGTGCGGACACGCCGGACAGGGACCGTGCATCCCCCTGTGGGCGCCGCGTGGCGAGGTCAGCCTGACCGTTCAGCCCAACGACCTCGTCCTGCGGTTCGACGACATCGTCACAGCCGACTGATCGACCGCGTCAGGTCGACCGGCGCAACTCCTCGACCTCGGCTTCGCACTCCTCGACGAACTCCTGCGCGTTGCTGATGCGCTCGTCGACGCGCTCCGACTCCGCCAGCACGACCGATCGGCGCGCACCGATCGCCTCCACCACGGCCTTCGTCGTCTGGTCGATGGGCCGGCGCATCCTCCTCGGCACCGTGTCCGCCTGCTCGCGCACCTGTGCGACGAACGCGTCGAGCCGCTCGCGCTCGGCGATCAGGAACTCGCGGTAGCGCAGCAGGTCGGTGTGCTCCTCACGCGCCCGCAGGAGCGTGAAGTAGGCCGCGTCGTACTCGGAGCGCGCAGCCACCGGTCGTCCTACGCGCCGTCTGCCAGCTCGGCGAACAGGTAGGCCTCGGCGAGGCACGCACGCTCCCAGTCCTCCAGGTGCAGCGACTCGTCGATCCCGTGGGCCCGTGTGTCCGGATCCTCCACACCGGTCAGCAGCGCCGGAACGTCTCCGTACGCCTGGGTCAGCGGCTCGATCAGTGGGATGCTCCCGCCCATGCCGATGAGCACCGGCTCGGCGCCGAACGCGGCGGCCAGCGCCCGGCGGGCCGCTTTCATCGCCGGCTGGTCCGGATCGCCGCGGTAACCGTCACCGGCCGCGCCTGGTGTGACCTTCACCTGCAGCCCCCACGGCGCGTTCGCTTCGAGCCAGTCGACGAGCACGGTCAGAGCTCGTCCGGGTTCCTGGCCCGGTGCCAGCCGGGCACTGACCTTGGCGCGGGCAACCGAACTGAGCGTGTTGGACGCCTGCGCGACGGGGGTGGCGTCAAGCCCGATGATCGAGATCGCGGGCCGGTTCCACAGTCGCTCGAGCACGTGGTCGTCGCGTGCGCCGATCAGCTCGACACCGTCGAGCAGGCCCGCCTCCGCGCGGAACTGCTCGACGTCGAAGCGCAGGTCGTCGGCGTCGCTGGGACTCGACAGTGGGGGAACGTCGTCGGCGAACCCGGGGACGGCGACGGTGCCGTCGTCGTTGGTCAGGCCCGCGAGCAGCTTGACCAGGCCGGTCAGCGGATCGGGCACCGCACCGCCGTACATGCCGGAGTGCAGTGGATGGTCCAGCGCACGGACCTCCACGACGCAGTCGACCAGGCCGCGCAGCGTGTGCGTGATCGCGGGCATGCCGACCTTCCAGTTCATCGAGTCGGTGATGACGACGACGTCGGAGCGCAGCAGGTCGCCGTAGGCCTCGAGCAGCTGGCCGAGGTGCTCGCTGCCGGTCTCCTCCTCGCCCTCGATGATCACCTTGACGTTGCACGGCAGTCGCTCATAGGTGGACAGCCACGCGTCGATCGCGGCGACGTGGACCATGATCCCGGCCTTGTCGTCGGCGGCGCCGCGGCCGTACAGCCGTCCGGCACGCTCCACCGGCTCGAATGCCGGCGTGGTCCACGCATCGGGGTCGCCCGGTGGCTGCACGTCGTAATGGGCGTAGCACAGCACCGTCGGCCGGTCGGCGCCGGCATCCAGCCACTCCGCGTACACGGCCGGGTGGCTGCGGTCGACCTCGAGCAGCCGGGCGGCGTGGCAACCGCGGGCCGTGAGCAGGTCCCGGACGGCCTCGGCGCACCGGCGGACCTCGTCGTGGTCGAAGCCCGGCGCGCTGACGCTCGGGATGGTGACGAGCCGCTCGAGATCGATGCGGTGGGTCGCCATCCGGTTCACGAGCGTGTCTCGGATCTGCCTGTCGGTCATCTCCACCGCCTCGCCAGCGCGTTCCGGGGACATGGTAGGTGCGCCAGCGCTCCCGCAGGGTAGAGGTCATGGACGGCGACGTCACCGAGGTGTTCGGCGGACAGCGCGACGAAGGTGGTTGGGTCAGGGGTGATTGGGCAGAATTGACATTGACGTCAATGTCAACGACGATCGCACGTTGTCCCCCGCCCGCTGACGGAGGCGCACATGGCAGACACGATTCCCCCGGTCACCGGATCGCCGGCAGCCGACAGCGAGCCCGCATCGCTGCTCGGCACGTGCGCGGACTCGATGGGCCTGGTCGTCGCCCCGACCACCGGTCGCTTCGAGCCGGCCACCGGCACGGGACGCGTGCGCGCCGGACAGCTGCTCGGCCACATCACGGGGGGCAGGGGCCGTGCCGATGCGGTCCGCGCACCCGTCGACGCGCTGCTCAAGAACCTGCTCGTGCGGCCACGCCAGCTCGTGCGCCGCGGCCAGGCGCTCGCGTGGCTCGACGTCTCCCCCGCATGACCACACCCACGACGGTGGTGCCGCGGTAGGTTGCTGGTCATGACCTCAATGAGCGGTGGGTCACGGCCATGACCTCATGCAGCGTCAGCGGTAGGTCACAGCCATGACCTCATCCAGCCTCAGGGGGAGGGCAGGGCCATGACGCCACGGACCGCCGTCCTCGATGGCCTCGGCGTGGCCGTGCCCGACCGCGTCGTGACCAACGACGACTTGGCGGCCCGGCTCGACACGACCGACGAGTGGATCCGCACGCGGACGGGCATCGCCGAGCGGCGCATCGCCGACCCTGCCGTGGCGACCAGCGACCTGGCCTACGAGGCGGCCCAAGCCACGCTCAAGGACGCCGACGATGTGCCGCCGGCCGCAGTGATCGTGGCCACCACCACGCCCGACCACCCGATGCCGGGCGTGGCGCCGCTCGTCGCAGCTCGCCTCGGATGGGACTCAGTGCCCGCCTTCGACGTCCAGGCCGCATGCTCCGGCTTCGTCTACGGGCTCGCGTCAGCGGCCGGCCTGATCGCCGCCGGCGTCACCGACCGGGTGCTGCTGATCGGCGCGGACCTCATGTCGCGGATCACCAACCAGGACGACCGCGCGACGGCCGTGCTCTTCGGTGACGGCGCCGGGGCGGTCATGCTACGGGCCGGCTCACCCGATGAGCCGGGCGCAGTGGGACCGTTCGACCTCGGCAGCGACGGCGCACACGTCGACCGCCTGATCGTGGCCGCGGGAGGGACGCGCGTGCCGAGCCATCCGACCGAGCCCGCGCGCTACCTGTCGATGGACGGGCGGGACGTGTACCGGCATGCTGTGCGGCGGATGACCGAGTCGTGCCGCGCCCTACTGGACCGGGCGGGCCTCGGCGTCGACGACGTCGACCGCTTCGTGGCACACCAGGCGAACCTGCGGATCCTCATGGCGGTGGCCGATCGGCTCGGCGTCGCCGAGGAGCGGCGCGTGAGTAACGTCGACCTCTATGGGAATACCTCAGCCGCATCGATCCCGCTCGCGTTGGCCGACGCGGCGTTGCGTCCGGGCGAGCGGATCCTGCTCACGGCGTTCGGCTCCGGGTTCACATGGGGGTCGACGCTGATGACCTGGCCGGATCTCGGCCCGTGACCTCGACGACGTGATCAACCGACGGTGAAGGGAACATCGGACACATGAGCAGCGCTGTCTACGACAAGGTCAAAGAACTCCTCGTCGAGAAGTTCGGCGTCTCCGAGGACGAGGTCTCACCCGAAGCCACGTTCTCCGACCTCGACCTCGACTCGCTCGACCTCGTCGAGTTCGCCCTCGCCGCCGAGGAGGAGCTGGGCGTGCGCATCAGCGACGAGGAGGCGGAGCAGCTCGACACGCTCGACGACACCGTCAAGCTCCTCGAAGAGAAGGGAGCCACCGTCGAGGGGGCGGGGTGACCTCAAGGAGCGTAGCGGTGGGTCACATGACATGACGACTGAGATCGCGATCACCGGACTCGGCCTGGTCACACCGGCGGGGATCGGCGTCGACGCCAGCTGGGAGGGTGTCCTGTCCGGCCGGTCCGCCGGTGCGACGGACCCGAATCTCGCTGGCATCCCGATCGACATCAGCTGCCGCGTGGCCGACTTCGACGGCAACGCGCTGCTGGGGCGCAAGGTCGCGCGCCGGCTCGACCGTTTCGTGCAGCTCGGGCTCGTCGCGGCGCGCGAGGCGATCGAGGACTCCGGACTGGATCCCGAGAGCTGGGACGGCGCCCGGGTCGGCGCCGTCATCGGGTGCGGCATGGGTGGCGCAGCCACCTGGGAGGCGCAGCACACCGTGCTCATGGAGAAGGGACCTGGGCGGGTGTCGCCGCTGCTGATCCCGATGCTCATCCCGAACATGGTTGCCGGCCACATCGCGATCGAGTTCAACGCCAATGGGCCCAACCTGGTGACCGCAACCGCGTGCACGTCCGGCACGACGGCGCTGGGCGTCGCGCGTGACCTGCTGCGTGGCGGTGCCTGCGACGTGGTCATCGCCGGCGGGAGTGAGGCCGGGCTCACGCCGCTGTCGATCGCCGCGTTTGGTCAGATGCACGCCCTGTCAGAGCGGGTCGACGACCCTGCGGCCGCGTCGCGCCCGTTCGACGCCGACCGTGACGGCTTCGTCGCGGCCGAGGCTGCCGGGGTGCTGATCCTCGAACGTGCCGATGACGCCGCGGCGCGCGGCGCAACCGTGCGGGCGCGGCTGATCGGCTACGGCGCCAGCGCCGACGCACACCACATCACCGCCCCCGACCCGGACGGCGTGGGCGTGGGCCTCGCGATCACGTCGGCGCTCGCCGACGCGGGCGTCACGCCCGCCGACGTGAGCCACATCAACGCGCACGGCACGTCGACGCCGCTCAACGACGTCGCCGAGTCGAGGGTGATCCGGCGGATCTTCGGCGGCGACGCGCCGCCGGTCACGTCGACCAAGGGCGTGACGGGCCACTCGCTGGGCGCCGCCGGCGCCATCGAGGCAGCCTTCAGCGCGCTGACGCTGCAGCACGGACGCATCCCACCGACGGCGAACCTCGACATGCAGGATCCCGAGATTGACCTGGACGTCGTCCACGGCGCGCCACGCGACAGCAACGTCGACGTGGTCATGTCGAACTCGTTCGGGTTCGGCGGCCAGAACGGCGTCGTCGTGTTGGCCGGTTCCTAGGACTGCGGCCGTGCCACCTCGCTCCGACCGGTGCCCGGTCGTGGGGACCGCTGCGGGAGGTTCCACGTGACCGACGTCATCGACCCGCGCGCCCACCGTCTCGCCCGCATCCATGCACTGGTCGACCTCGACAGCTTCTCCGAGATCGGCAGCAGGGCGCGGCACCGCGTCACGGCGTTCGGCATGGATCGCAAGCGCCCGGACGGCGACGGCGTGGTGACCGGGCCGGCACGCATACACGGCAGGCCCGTCGAGGTCTTCGCCCAGGACCCGACGGCGCTCGGTGGATCGCTGGGGGAGGTGCACGCAGCCAAGATCGCCGCCGGCCTGGACCGAGCGGCTCGTGTCCGCTGTCCCGTCGTCGGCCTGCTCGACTCGGGCGGCGCGCGGATCCAGGAGGGGATCGCCGCACTCGACGGCTACGGCTCGATCTTCTACCGCAACGTGGCTCTGAGCGGTCGCGTCCCGCAGATCAGCGTCGTGCTCGGCCCGTGCGCCGGTGGGGCGGTCTACTCGCCGGCGCTGACCGACGTGGTCATCATGCAGCGCGACAAGGCCCACATGTTCGTCACCGGTCCGCGTGTCGTGCGCGCCGTCACCTTCGAGGACGTGTCGCTGGCCGACCTCGGTGGAGCGGACCTCCACGCGCAGACATCGGGTGTCGCCCACCTGGTCGCCGACGACGCGGCCCACGCGCTGGACCTCACGCGCCGGGTGCTCGGCTACCTGCCAAGCTCGTGTCACGATCTGCCGCCGACAGAGGCGCCGGGTCGTGCCGACCCCATGCCCCGGATCCCCGACGACCACCGTGAGCCCTACGACGTGCGCCGCGTGATCGACGGGATCGTCGACCACGGCACGTTCCTCGAGCTGCACGAACGGTTCGCCGAGAACGTCGTGGTCGGCTTCGGCAGGGTCGAGGGGAGGTCGGTTGGCGTCGTCGCCAACCAGCCGCTCGTGCTCGCCGGGTGCCTCGACATCGAGGCCAGCGAGAAGGCGGCGCGCTTCGTGCGCCTCTGCGACGCGTTCGGCGTCCCCCTGGTCACGCTGGTCGACGTCCCGGGCTTCCTCCCGGGCACCGGACAGGAGGCCAGCGGCATCATCCGCAAGGGCGCCAAGCTCCTCTATGCCTTCGCGGAGGCGACCGTGCCCCGAGTCACGGTGATTCTGCGCAAGGCGTTCGGCGGCGCCTACATCGTGATGAACTCCAAGTCGCTGGGCGCTGACGCGGTGTTCAGCTGGCCCGGTGCCGAGATCGCCGTCATGGGCGCCGAGGGCGCGGTCGACGTCATCCACCGCCGCGTGCTGGCCGAGGACCCCGACCGCCGTTCCGAGCTGCTGGCGCAGTACCGCGAGGAGGCGATGGACGCGACCGTCCCGGCGGAACGGCTCAGCGTGGACGAGGTGATCGACCCGGCTGGGACCCGCGACCGCGTCGCGGCCACCCTACGATCACTGGAGCGCTCGGTCCGTCCCGGCTACCGTCACGACAACTTGCCCCAGTGAGGCCGGCGGGCCGGCCCGCCTGAGAGGATCCACCGTGCTGCTCGACGACAAGCGCCTGCTCATCACGGGCGTGCTCAACGACGCCTCGATCGCGTTCCACGTCGCGCGCATGGCCCAGCGGCAGGGCGCCGAGATCGTGCTGACCGGTTTCGGCCGTGGCATGCGGATCACCGAGCGGGTCGCCGGTCGCCTGCCCGAGCCTGCCGACGTGCTGGAGCTCGACGTCACCGACGAGGACCACCTCAGAATGGTGGCCGCTGCGGTCGACGACCGCTGGGGTCGCCTGGACGGTCTGGTGCACGCCATCGGGTTTGCGCCCGACACAGCGATCGGCGGCAACTTCCTCGACACCCCGTGGGACGACGTCGCCACCGCGATGCACGTCTCCACCTACTCGCTGGTCGCGCTGGGGCGTGCGTTCGCCCCACTGCTCGCGGCCTCGGAGCGCGGCGCCATCGTCGGGCTCGACTTCGACGCGGCGGTCGCGTGGCCGGCCTACGACTGGATGGGGGTGGCCAAGGCGGGGCTCGAGGCGTGCTGCCGGTACCTGGCACGCGACCTCGGCCCGCAGAGGACCCGGGTGAACCTGGTGGCCGCCGGCCCGCTGCGGACCATCGCCGCGCGCAGCATCGCCGGGTTCTCCACGTATGAGCAGGTGTGGGAGAAGCGCGCACCACTCGGATGGGATCCCGGGGACCCCGAGCCGGTCGCCCGGGTGGTGTGCGCGCTGCTCAGCGACTGGACGCCGGTCGTCACCGGAGAGATCGTCCACGCCGACGGTGGCGCGCACGCGATGGGCGCCGACGTCCGCTGAGCGTCGTGGGGGTCAGCCGCTTCCCGGACCCACGGACCGCGGCCGGCGACGAGCCGCTGGCCTACGGCGGCGATCTCGAGGTCGTCACGCTGCGCGAGGCCTACAGCCTCGGCATCTTCCCGTGGCCCGGCGACAGCGGCACGATCTGGTGGTGGTCCCCTGACCCGCGTGCCGTGATCCCCGTCGGTGGCCTGCACGTGTCCCGCAGCCTGCGTCGCACGCTGCGGTCCGGCCGGCTGCACT includes:
- a CDS encoding acyl carrier protein; the encoded protein is MSSAVYDKVKELLVEKFGVSEDEVSPEATFSDLDLDSLDLVEFALAAEEELGVRISDEEAEQLDTLDDTVKLLEEKGATVEGAG
- a CDS encoding M20/M25/M40 family metallo-hydrolase encodes the protein MTDRQIRDTLVNRMATHRIDLERLVTIPSVSAPGFDHDEVRRCAEAVRDLLTARGCHAARLLEVDRSHPAVYAEWLDAGADRPTVLCYAHYDVQPPGDPDAWTTPAFEPVERAGRLYGRGAADDKAGIMVHVAAIDAWLSTYERLPCNVKVIIEGEEETGSEHLGQLLEAYGDLLRSDVVVITDSMNWKVGMPAITHTLRGLVDCVVEVRALDHPLHSGMYGGAVPDPLTGLVKLLAGLTNDDGTVAVPGFADDVPPLSSPSDADDLRFDVEQFRAEAGLLDGVELIGARDDHVLERLWNRPAISIIGLDATPVAQASNTLSSVARAKVSARLAPGQEPGRALTVLVDWLEANAPWGLQVKVTPGAAGDGYRGDPDQPAMKAARRALAAAFGAEPVLIGMGGSIPLIEPLTQAYGDVPALLTGVEDPDTRAHGIDESLHLEDWERACLAEAYLFAELADGA
- a CDS encoding beta-ketoacyl-ACP synthase III; protein product: MTPRTAVLDGLGVAVPDRVVTNDDLAARLDTTDEWIRTRTGIAERRIADPAVATSDLAYEAAQATLKDADDVPPAAVIVATTTPDHPMPGVAPLVAARLGWDSVPAFDVQAACSGFVYGLASAAGLIAAGVTDRVLLIGADLMSRITNQDDRATAVLFGDGAGAVMLRAGSPDEPGAVGPFDLGSDGAHVDRLIVAAGGTRVPSHPTEPARYLSMDGRDVYRHAVRRMTESCRALLDRAGLGVDDVDRFVAHQANLRILMAVADRLGVAEERRVSNVDLYGNTSAASIPLALADAALRPGERILLTAFGSGFTWGSTLMTWPDLGP
- a CDS encoding glycosyl hydrolase family 65 protein, with protein sequence MLLPDDEVLAVPARMRRRAFKFLPDDQYPVDEWKLIEKRYSDKYLGRVETLLSLSNGYLGMRGTHDEGRPVVERGTYINGFHEIWPIVHAEEAFGFATTGQTILNVPDARTFHLYVDDEPLYLATADLRSYERSLDMRRGTLTRSLEWLTPAGKRVRVRSERLVSFEHRHLMAVSYEVTLLDNHAPVVISSHIRNQQDERDPAGDPRKARALPDRVLVPQGHTAAAGRSVLSYRVADSGMTIACGIDHVIETDNEHTHHSEADPDLGKTVVVVDAEPGKTIRIHKFGTYHTSRSTTTRQLSDRCRRTLDRAVRDGFDALLEAQRSYLDDFWERSDVEVRGNPAVQQAVRWNMFQQIQAAGRAEGTGIPAKGLTGSAYEGHYFWDTEIYVLPFLTYTAPRIARNLLRFRHSLLDDARQRAREVSQRGALFPWRTINGEEASAYYEAGTAQYHINADIVYALRKYVEVTGDTELLDTLGAEILVETARLWTDLGFHRDDGQGTFHIYGVTGPDEYTTLVNDNTYTNLMARLNLRFAAEVVSDIRREDPDRYAVLHRETGVTAEEIAEWSSAADSMFVPYDKVRRIHPQDTNFLDKEVWDFAATPRDKYPLLLHFHPLVIYRFQVIKQADIVLAMFLLGHEFSREQKRRNFDYYDPLTTGDSSLSPCIQSIIAAELGYGDKAVEYFRNAALMDLADVAGNTTDGIHVASAGGVWMAVVYGFGGLRDSDGTLAFEPRLPRTWDGLHFPLQYRGQRLDVDVRHDEATYELADGEPLTIVHQGKPIELKAGEAVTCPVQQP
- a CDS encoding thermonuclease family protein → MGAQLRRLIVAALVVVAALWLGSLRRSGQIPAGDPMAGAPSNVQAARVTRVVDGDTLRVEVTGPGRLPGGEHRVRLLAIDSPELDDGAGPECGASAAAAYLRDRVPAGSRVWLEADRQDVDRFDRPLRYVWTTGDALLNLAVVEAGHARAVLIAPNNRYSTAMRDAEDVARAAGAGVWSACAGA
- a CDS encoding beta-phosphoglucomutase family hydrolase, with the translated sequence MTQHISADRFDAALFDLDGVITDTADLHAHAWKTMFDEYLQQRAAHRGETFEPFTIEGDYKTYVDGKPRYDGVRSFLLSRGIELPEGTPADPADTETVCGLGNRKNELVNKLMDEEGVVVYDGSVRLLNQLRDAGVRLGVVSSSKNCVRVLKTAGLLDLFEARVDGVVAADQGLPGKPAPDTFIAAARDLGTTPERAVVVEDAISGVQAGRAGGFGLVIGVDRDGDPEALRSNGADIVVADLGELVS